The Deltaproteobacteria bacterium genome includes a window with the following:
- the murG gene encoding undecaprenyldiphospho-muramoylpentapeptide beta-N-acetylglucosaminyltransferase, with the protein MTILIAGGGTGGHLFPGLALADALVARGGSVTFVGTAAGIEARAVPAAGYPLRLLPGRQLRGGGLARAVAGLASAAGGTLCALALLGELRPGLVVGVGGYASVAVVFAAWLRRIPTVLLEQNVVPGAATRVLARLARRICVGFAESLAYLPRTRAVHTGNPVRADLLRPRPPRDRPGLLVFGGSAGAHRLNQAMLDALGHLGPTLAALDLTHQTGEADLDMVRAAYAARGLAARIEPFIRDMGAAYAAADLVVARAGATTCAELTAVGLPAILVPYPYAADDHQRRNAEVLVRAGAADMILDAELDGARLATTLRALLEDTASRAAMAARARTLGRPDAAERVADECLQLASA; encoded by the coding sequence ATGACCATTCTCATCGCCGGCGGCGGTACGGGCGGGCACCTCTTCCCCGGCCTGGCGCTCGCCGATGCGCTCGTCGCCCGCGGCGGGAGCGTCACCTTCGTCGGGACGGCGGCGGGCATCGAGGCGCGCGCGGTGCCCGCCGCCGGCTACCCCCTCCGGCTGCTCCCCGGCCGTCAGCTCCGCGGCGGCGGCCTGGCACGGGCCGTGGCCGGGCTCGCGAGCGCAGCTGGAGGGACCCTGTGTGCCCTCGCGCTGCTCGGCGAGCTCCGGCCGGGGCTCGTCGTGGGCGTGGGCGGCTACGCCTCGGTCGCGGTCGTGTTCGCCGCCTGGTTGCGCCGCATCCCGACCGTGCTCCTCGAGCAGAACGTGGTGCCCGGGGCCGCGACCAGGGTTCTCGCGCGCCTCGCCCGGCGCATCTGCGTCGGGTTCGCGGAGTCCCTGGCGTACCTGCCGCGCACCCGGGCCGTCCACACCGGGAACCCGGTGCGCGCCGACCTGCTCCGCCCCCGCCCCCCCCGCGACCGGCCAGGCCTCCTCGTCTTCGGCGGCAGCGCCGGGGCGCACCGCTTGAACCAGGCGATGCTGGACGCGCTCGGCCACCTGGGCCCGACCCTCGCCGCTCTCGACCTGACCCACCAGACGGGCGAGGCCGACCTGGACATGGTGCGTGCGGCCTATGCCGCTCGGGGGCTCGCCGCGCGCATCGAGCCCTTCATCCGGGACATGGGTGCGGCCTATGCGGCGGCCGACCTGGTGGTCGCTCGCGCGGGCGCCACGACCTGCGCCGAGCTGACGGCGGTCGGCCTGCCCGCGATCCTGGTCCCCTACCCGTACGCGGCCGACGACCACCAGCGGCGAAACGCCGAGGTGCTGGTGCGGGCCGGCGCCGCGGACATGATCCTCGATGCCGAGCTCGACGGCGCGCGTCTGGCCACGACGCTCCGGGCGCTCCTCGAAGACACCGCGAGCCGGGCGGCGATGGCGGCACGCGCCCGAACCCTCGGCCGCCCCGACGCCGCCGAGCGCGTCGCGGACGAGTGCCTCCAGCTCGCCTCGGCGTGA
- the murD gene encoding UDP-N-acetylmuramoyl-L-alanine--D-glutamate ligase: MDEPGSESGKRSDDRPGAAHGTRAGTASYMPLPRRVLVLGFRRTGQAVAAALAARGVTVRVADARPAAALGVTGAPPGVELRLGEDGPPLLSGVELVVPSPGVPRDAPVLAAAVRRGLPVWSEIELAFRLLSCPLVAITGTNGKSTTTSLVGLALARAGRRTFTGGNLGTPLITAADQAPEIAVAEVSSFQLEWVERLRPRVGCLLNLTPDHLDRHASFAEYRETKARLFAAQEAHDFAVVNRDDAAAWGAAAGVRARLVSFGASAVACGAFAGEGFVALRLPDAAEERYGLGRTRLAGAHNVENILAAVTVARLAGAPPAAVQAAIDEIEPLPHRLACVAERGGIAWWDDSKATNVGAAARSLDAFAGPVVLLAGGVDKGGAYDALAARARGKVRLALVFGEAADRIGAALAAVGVAVERVRTLEQAVARAAAVAAPGDTALLAPACASFDMFADYAARGRAFRAAVEALP; the protein is encoded by the coding sequence ATGGACGAGCCGGGGAGCGAGAGCGGGAAGCGCAGCGACGACCGACCAGGTGCGGCGCACGGGACGCGCGCCGGGACAGCCTCCTACATGCCCCTCCCGCGCCGCGTCCTCGTGCTCGGCTTCCGCCGCACCGGGCAGGCGGTGGCCGCGGCGCTCGCGGCGCGCGGCGTGACCGTGCGCGTCGCCGACGCCCGCCCCGCGGCGGCGCTCGGTGTCACGGGCGCCCCCCCGGGGGTCGAGCTGCGCCTGGGCGAGGACGGGCCGCCGCTGCTCTCCGGCGTCGAGCTCGTGGTTCCGAGCCCGGGCGTGCCGCGTGACGCGCCGGTGCTGGCGGCTGCCGTACGCCGCGGCCTCCCCGTCTGGAGCGAGATCGAGCTGGCCTTCCGCCTTCTCTCCTGTCCGCTGGTCGCGATCACCGGCACGAACGGCAAGAGCACGACGACCAGCCTGGTCGGCCTGGCCCTCGCGCGCGCGGGGCGCCGGACCTTCACTGGCGGCAACCTGGGAACGCCGCTCATCACCGCCGCCGACCAGGCGCCGGAGATCGCCGTGGCCGAGGTCTCGAGCTTCCAGCTCGAGTGGGTGGAGCGCCTGCGGCCGCGCGTCGGCTGCCTCCTGAACCTCACCCCCGATCACCTCGACCGCCACGCGAGCTTCGCCGAGTACCGCGAGACGAAGGCACGCCTCTTCGCAGCGCAGGAGGCGCACGACTTCGCGGTCGTGAATCGCGACGATGCCGCGGCGTGGGGCGCCGCTGCCGGCGTGCGGGCACGTCTCGTGTCGTTCGGCGCGAGCGCGGTGGCCTGCGGCGCCTTCGCGGGCGAGGGCTTCGTCGCGCTCCGTCTGCCCGACGCGGCGGAGGAGCGCTACGGGCTCGGCCGCACCCGGCTCGCCGGCGCGCACAACGTGGAGAACATCCTCGCGGCCGTCACCGTCGCGCGCCTCGCCGGCGCGCCGCCCGCGGCCGTCCAGGCGGCGATCGACGAGATCGAGCCGCTGCCCCACCGGCTCGCGTGCGTCGCCGAGCGCGGCGGGATCGCGTGGTGGGACGACTCGAAGGCTACCAACGTGGGTGCCGCGGCGCGGAGCCTCGACGCCTTCGCGGGCCCGGTCGTCCTCCTGGCCGGCGGCGTCGACAAGGGAGGCGCCTACGACGCGCTCGCGGCGCGCGCCAGGGGCAAGGTCCGCCTGGCGCTCGTCTTCGGCGAGGCGGCCGACCGCATCGGCGCCGCCCTTGCCGCGGTCGGCGTCGCGGTCGAGCGGGTCCGGACGCTCGAGCAGGCGGTCGCCCGTGCGGCGGCGGTCGCGGCCCCCGGGGACACGGCGCTGCTCGCCCCCGCCTGCGCGAGCTTCGACATGTTCGCCGACTACGCGGCGCGCGGCCGGGCCTTTCGCGCCGCGGTCGAGGCGCTGCCGTGA
- a CDS encoding phospho-N-acetylmuramoyl-pentapeptide-transferase encodes MLYLLLYPLHVSYPPLNVFKYITFRTLLAGLCALTLSLVLGPMLIRRLSALQIGQAIRSDGPANHASKAGTPTMGGTLIIFSLLLATLMLADLSVRYVWIAVLVTLGHGLVGFLDDYAKVQRRSSAGIPGRVRLAVEFAIAGAAALAIYLRPEHGGQLTMPFLKDVQPDLGLWYVPFGALVVVGAANAVNLTDGLDGLAIGPVMIAGGTYAVFAYTAGHAKIAEYLQIPFVPGAGELAVFCGALAAAGLGFLWFNAYPAQMFMGDVGSLALGSALGVVALITRQELVLVLVGGVFVVEALSVIGQVISFKLRRKRIFRMAPIHHHFELLGWPEPQIIVRFWIVSVVCALLALSTLKLR; translated from the coding sequence ATGCTCTACCTGCTCCTCTACCCGCTGCACGTGTCCTACCCGCCCCTGAACGTCTTCAAGTACATCACCTTCCGCACGCTGCTGGCGGGGCTCTGCGCGCTCACGCTCTCGCTCGTGCTCGGCCCGATGCTGATCCGGCGCCTCTCGGCGCTGCAGATCGGACAGGCGATCCGCAGCGACGGCCCCGCCAATCACGCGAGCAAGGCCGGCACACCCACCATGGGCGGCACGCTCATCATCTTCTCCCTCCTGCTCGCCACCCTGATGCTCGCCGACCTGAGCGTCCGCTACGTGTGGATCGCCGTGCTCGTGACTCTGGGACACGGTCTCGTCGGCTTCCTCGACGACTACGCCAAGGTGCAGCGGCGGAGCTCGGCGGGCATCCCGGGCCGGGTCCGCCTGGCCGTCGAGTTCGCGATCGCGGGCGCCGCCGCGCTCGCCATCTACCTGCGGCCCGAGCATGGCGGCCAGCTCACCATGCCGTTCCTGAAGGACGTCCAGCCCGACCTGGGCCTCTGGTACGTGCCCTTCGGGGCGCTCGTCGTGGTGGGCGCCGCGAACGCCGTCAACCTGACCGACGGGCTCGACGGCCTCGCCATCGGCCCGGTCATGATCGCGGGCGGCACGTACGCCGTCTTCGCCTACACCGCCGGACACGCGAAGATCGCCGAGTACCTCCAGATCCCCTTCGTCCCCGGGGCGGGCGAGCTGGCGGTGTTCTGCGGCGCGCTCGCGGCCGCCGGCCTGGGCTTCCTCTGGTTCAACGCCTACCCGGCGCAGATGTTCATGGGCGACGTGGGCTCGCTCGCGCTCGGCTCGGCGCTCGGCGTCGTGGCGCTCATCACCCGCCAGGAGCTGGTGCTCGTCCTGGTAGGCGGGGTGTTCGTCGTCGAGGCGCTGTCGGTGATCGGGCAGGTGATCTCCTTCAAGCTCCGCCGCAAGCGCATTTTCCGCATGGCGCCCATCCATCACCACTTCGAGCTCCTCGGCTGGCCCGAGCCGCAGATCATCGTCCGCTTCTGGATCGTGTCGGTGGTGTGCGCGCTGCTCGCGCTCTCGACCCTCAAGCTCCGCTAG
- a CDS encoding UDP-N-acetylmuramate--L-alanine ligase: protein MNGRKRRVHFVGIGGIGMSGIAEVLLTLGYVVSGSDLVESETTRRLERLGARVHLGAHEAALVSEDIDVLVISSAVTYANPEVSRARELKIPVIPRAEMLAELMRMKYGVAVAGSHGKTTTTSLVAAVLREAGRDPTMVVGGKLRALGTNARLGQGEFLVAEADESDGTFLLLSPIIAVVTNIDREHLDYYGEMERLRDAYLQFIQRVPFYGLAVLCIDNVNVRALLPQVRKRFVTYGTAPDADWQARDLQVTGLETVFEVWRGERRLGPVRLHMPGRHHALNALAALAVAEDLEIPFRIAVHALEEFGGIHRRFEVKGEEQDVLVVDDYGHHPEEIRATLRAAREGFPRRLVVAFQPHRYTRTRDLFNEFLEAFDDADALVLTDIYPGGEERIEGVSAEAVYQALKRRGHLDVSHVPARERVAAALAEMLRPGDLVLTLGAGDIHRTGDELLGLLRSGVAVPAIH from the coding sequence GTGAACGGGCGGAAGCGCCGGGTCCACTTCGTCGGCATCGGCGGCATCGGCATGAGCGGCATCGCGGAGGTGCTGCTCACGCTCGGCTACGTCGTCTCCGGCTCCGACCTGGTGGAGAGCGAGACGACCCGGCGGCTCGAACGGCTCGGCGCGCGCGTGCATCTCGGCGCGCACGAGGCCGCGCTCGTGAGCGAGGACATCGACGTGCTCGTCATCTCCTCCGCGGTCACCTACGCCAACCCCGAGGTGTCGCGCGCCCGCGAGCTCAAGATCCCCGTCATCCCGCGGGCGGAGATGCTGGCCGAGCTGATGCGCATGAAGTACGGCGTGGCCGTTGCTGGCAGCCACGGGAAGACCACCACCACCTCGCTGGTCGCGGCGGTGCTGCGCGAGGCGGGGCGCGACCCGACCATGGTCGTCGGCGGCAAGCTGCGCGCGCTCGGCACCAACGCGCGCCTGGGGCAGGGCGAGTTCCTGGTCGCCGAGGCGGACGAGAGCGACGGCACCTTCCTCCTCCTCTCGCCCATCATCGCGGTCGTGACCAACATCGATCGCGAGCACCTCGACTACTACGGCGAGATGGAGCGGCTGCGCGACGCGTACCTCCAGTTCATCCAGCGCGTGCCGTTCTACGGCCTCGCCGTGCTCTGCATCGACAACGTGAACGTGCGCGCCCTCCTGCCGCAGGTGCGCAAGCGCTTCGTGACGTACGGCACCGCGCCCGACGCCGACTGGCAGGCGCGCGACCTGCAGGTCACCGGCCTCGAGACCGTCTTCGAGGTGTGGCGCGGCGAGCGCCGGCTCGGCCCGGTGCGCCTCCACATGCCCGGCCGCCACCACGCGCTCAACGCGCTCGCGGCGCTCGCGGTCGCCGAGGACCTGGAGATCCCCTTCCGCATCGCCGTGCACGCGCTCGAGGAGTTCGGGGGCATTCACCGCCGCTTCGAGGTCAAGGGCGAGGAGCAGGACGTGCTGGTGGTCGACGACTACGGCCACCACCCGGAGGAGATCCGCGCCACGCTGCGCGCCGCGCGCGAGGGCTTCCCGCGCCGGCTGGTCGTCGCCTTCCAGCCCCACCGCTACACGCGCACGCGTGATCTCTTCAACGAGTTCCTGGAGGCGTTCGACGACGCCGATGCGCTCGTGCTGACGGACATTTATCCGGGCGGCGAGGAGCGCATCGAGGGCGTGTCGGCCGAGGCCGTCTACCAGGCGCTCAAGCGGCGCGGGCATCTCGACGTGAGCCACGTCCCCGCGCGCGAGCGTGTCGCGGCGGCGCTGGCCGAGATGCTGCGTCCGGGCGACCTCGTGCTGACGCTCGGGGCGGGCGACATCCACCGCACCGGCGACGAACTCCTGGGCCTGCTGCGTTCGGGGGTCGCGGTCCCCGCCATCCACTAG
- the ftsW gene encoding putative lipid II flippase FtsW produces the protein MGRLEGYQRGCRGAEPRRLRGPGRPPGRRRRQGRRLRRARGARQGQGPPGARLRRGGRPHRRRPCRGRRRGRAGPDARAGGRPCGGGRGPRGHGAARPRLRELRHVRRLRGARPGLSRRGRGAAVIGAHALGRGTAAPPAFRGPLAGQRPRSRAALGGDPWLVLAAAALVGLSVVMVFNVSYFYGQAHFGDSLHFFRRHLLSIGLGTAVAVVASRLSSDTYRRTAYPLLIVVLVTLVVVLVPGIGVARGGARRWLHLGPLSMQPSELAKFALVLYLARSLAKKGERLATVKFGIVPHYLVVGLIAGLVLLEPDFGTAALAVGLLVFMLFAGGVPARLMAVPAAAALPALAAVAWKAPYRWVRIVAFLYPDRDPLGVNFQLKQSFIAFGSGGLWGVGLGESQQKMFYLPEAHTDFLFSVIGEELGLAGALLVLALFAVVAARGFRIAVRHQDPFASLLAFGVTLALVLQGTVNAGVVLGCLPTKGLALPFLSYGGSAMIAALGQIGVLLALARETE, from the coding sequence GTGGGACGACTCGAAGGCTACCAACGTGGGTGCCGCGGCGCGGAGCCTCGACGCCTTCGCGGGCCCGGTCGTCCTCCTGGCCGGCGGCGTCGACAAGGGAGGCGCCTACGACGCGCTCGCGGCGCGCGCCAGGGGCAAGGTCCGCCTGGCGCTCGTCTTCGGCGAGGCGGCCGACCGCATCGGCGCCGCCCTTGCCGCGGTCGGCGTCGCGGTCGAGCGGGTCCGGACGCTCGAGCAGGCGGTCGCCCGTGCGGCGGCGGTCGCGGCCCCCGGGGACACGGCGCTGCTCGCCCCCGCCTGCGCGAGCTTCGACATGTTCGCCGACTACGCGGCGCGCGGCCGGGCCTTTCGCGCCGCGGTCGAGGCGCTGCCGTGATCGGCGCCCACGCGCTCGGCCGGGGCACGGCGGCCCCGCCGGCCTTCCGGGGTCCGCTCGCGGGGCAACGCCCGCGCTCGCGGGCCGCCCTCGGCGGCGATCCGTGGCTCGTGCTCGCAGCGGCGGCTCTCGTCGGGTTGAGCGTCGTCATGGTCTTCAACGTGAGCTACTTCTACGGCCAGGCGCACTTCGGCGACTCGCTCCACTTCTTCCGGAGGCACCTGCTCTCGATCGGGCTCGGCACGGCGGTCGCCGTCGTCGCCTCCCGCCTGTCGTCGGACACCTATCGCCGGACGGCCTATCCGCTGCTCATCGTCGTCCTGGTGACCCTCGTGGTGGTCCTCGTCCCGGGCATCGGGGTGGCGCGCGGCGGCGCGCGGCGCTGGCTCCACCTGGGCCCGCTCAGCATGCAACCCTCCGAGCTCGCGAAGTTCGCGCTCGTGCTCTACCTCGCGCGCTCGCTCGCGAAGAAGGGCGAGCGCCTCGCCACCGTCAAGTTCGGCATCGTGCCGCACTACCTGGTGGTGGGGCTGATCGCCGGGCTCGTGCTCCTCGAGCCCGACTTCGGGACGGCCGCCCTCGCCGTGGGCCTGCTCGTGTTCATGCTCTTCGCGGGCGGGGTCCCGGCTCGGCTGATGGCGGTCCCGGCGGCAGCGGCGCTCCCGGCGCTCGCCGCCGTGGCGTGGAAGGCGCCCTATCGCTGGGTGCGCATCGTCGCCTTCCTCTACCCGGACCGGGATCCGCTCGGCGTCAACTTCCAGCTGAAGCAGTCGTTCATCGCCTTCGGTTCGGGGGGGCTGTGGGGCGTCGGGTTGGGCGAGAGCCAGCAGAAGATGTTCTACCTCCCCGAGGCCCACACCGACTTCCTCTTCTCGGTGATCGGCGAGGAGCTCGGGCTGGCAGGGGCCCTGCTCGTCCTCGCGCTCTTCGCGGTGGTGGCGGCGCGGGGCTTCCGCATCGCGGTCCGGCATCAGGACCCGTTCGCGAGCCTGCTCGCCTTCGGGGTGACACTCGCGCTCGTCCTCCAGGGCACGGTGAACGCGGGTGTCGTGCTCGGCTGTCTCCCGACCAAGGGGCTGGCGCTGCCATTCCTCTCCTACGGCGGCTCGGCCATGATCGCCGCGCTCGGCCAGATCGGCGTCCTGCTCGCCCTGGCCCGCGAGACGGAATGA
- a CDS encoding FtsQ-type POTRA domain-containing protein, with protein MAGARGPARRELVARLLGPRRNRRRGAGLGRRALRRALSVALSAVAGIGLVAVAAPPVRDAARRHPYFAVQEVVVRDHHRLPADEVRAAAGVTPGMSIWDVDAAAAAARLATHRWIRAARVRRELPSRVVIEVREERPLAIVALEDGQGEYYVSPHGRLFAPVGANDARDFPYLTGLTRADLRDGERFGPRALHRALALVRQSGGLTVSEVHLDRARGLTLLPLRPSVPIELGWGGFAAKLARLPRVLGLWAGRETEIAEVNLQFDDEVIVRTQPARPAAAARRTI; from the coding sequence ATGGCTGGAGCCAGAGGTCCAGCTCGTCGGGAGCTGGTAGCGAGGCTCCTCGGGCCGCGGCGAAACCGTCGCCGCGGCGCCGGGCTCGGCCGGCGCGCGCTCCGGCGCGCGCTCTCGGTCGCGCTGTCGGCCGTGGCCGGGATCGGGCTCGTCGCGGTCGCCGCGCCGCCGGTGCGGGACGCGGCCCGCCGGCATCCCTACTTCGCCGTGCAGGAGGTGGTGGTGCGGGACCACCATCGCCTTCCCGCCGACGAGGTGCGCGCCGCGGCGGGCGTCACGCCGGGCATGAGCATCTGGGACGTCGACGCGGCCGCGGCGGCGGCGCGCCTCGCCACGCATCGCTGGATCCGCGCCGCGCGCGTGCGCCGCGAGCTGCCGTCCCGGGTGGTGATCGAAGTGCGCGAGGAGCGCCCACTCGCGATCGTCGCGCTCGAGGATGGCCAGGGCGAGTACTACGTCTCCCCGCACGGCCGCCTCTTCGCTCCGGTGGGGGCGAACGACGCGCGTGACTTCCCGTATCTCACCGGCCTCACCCGGGCCGACTTGAGGGACGGCGAGCGCTTCGGCCCGCGCGCCCTGCACCGGGCGCTGGCCCTCGTCCGCCAGAGCGGGGGCCTCACGGTCTCCGAGGTGCATCTGGACCGCGCGCGGGGTCTGACGCTCCTCCCCCTGCGGCCGTCCGTGCCGATCGAGCTCGGGTGGGGCGGCTTCGCCGCGAAGCTCGCCCGCCTGCCCCGCGTGCTCGGCCTGTGGGCCGGGCGCGAGACGGAGATCGCCGAGGTGAACCTCCAGTTCGACGACGAGGTGATCGTGCGCACGCAACCGGCGAGGCCGGCCGCGGCGGCGCGGCGCACGATCTGA
- a CDS encoding UDP-N-acetylmuramoyl-tripeptide--D-alanyl-D-alanine ligase — MNEPIEGAPAAFALEEILAATGGELVRLGARTRFPGVTTDSRSLRPGELFVAIRGEAHDGHEFLPEAAGRGAGAVMVERAHAERPLGCGVIAVRDTLAALGDLAAFHRRRCRPRIVAVTGSNGKTTTKEMLAAILARALGPERVLRTTGTQNNLVGLPLTLLRLAGTEAAAIVELGMNGPGEIWRLAQIAEPDVGVITCVAPAHLEGLGSIHGVAEAKAELYRRLRPSATAVVNADDPLVSASARAFPGRKVPFGTEAAAGVTVGAQGIVDHGLEGTEFRLVVERQEAAIRLAVPGRHNVTNALAAAAAAHALGVDIGAMQAGLEAFQPPGMRMEVTQLPTGVTVLNDAYNANPASMAAALSTLAASRGRRRVAALGEMRELGEEAPRAHRALGAAAAAARVDALFLLGPLAAEVRAGAEAAGLPSERITIAASHAELAARLAASCRAGDLVLLKGSRGAAMEEVLRRLTAEAGGERQP; from the coding sequence ATGAACGAGCCCATCGAGGGAGCGCCGGCGGCGTTTGCGCTCGAGGAGATCCTCGCCGCCACCGGCGGCGAGCTCGTCCGGCTGGGCGCCCGCACCCGCTTCCCGGGGGTCACGACCGACAGCCGGAGTCTCCGGCCGGGCGAGCTCTTCGTCGCCATCCGCGGCGAGGCCCACGACGGGCACGAGTTCCTGCCGGAGGCGGCCGGGCGCGGCGCGGGCGCCGTGATGGTCGAGCGGGCGCACGCCGAGCGGCCCCTCGGCTGTGGCGTCATCGCCGTGCGCGACACGCTCGCCGCTCTCGGCGACCTGGCCGCCTTCCATCGCCGACGCTGCCGCCCGCGCATCGTCGCCGTGACCGGCAGCAACGGCAAGACGACCACCAAGGAGATGCTAGCCGCGATCCTGGCGCGTGCCCTCGGCCCGGAGCGGGTGCTGCGCACGACCGGCACGCAGAACAACCTGGTCGGTCTCCCGCTCACGCTGCTACGCCTGGCGGGCACGGAGGCGGCGGCGATCGTCGAGCTCGGCATGAACGGGCCGGGCGAGATCTGGCGCCTGGCGCAGATCGCGGAGCCGGACGTGGGGGTCATCACCTGCGTCGCGCCGGCGCACCTCGAGGGCCTGGGCTCGATCCACGGCGTCGCCGAGGCGAAGGCCGAGCTCTACCGCCGGCTGCGGCCGTCGGCGACCGCGGTCGTGAACGCGGACGACCCGCTGGTCAGCGCGTCGGCGCGGGCCTTCCCGGGACGTAAGGTGCCGTTCGGGACGGAGGCGGCGGCCGGCGTGACGGTCGGCGCGCAGGGGATAGTCGACCACGGTCTCGAGGGCACCGAGTTCCGCCTCGTCGTCGAGCGGCAGGAGGCCGCGATCCGGCTCGCGGTTCCCGGGCGCCACAACGTGACCAACGCGCTCGCCGCCGCTGCGGCCGCGCACGCCCTCGGGGTCGACATCGGCGCGATGCAGGCCGGGCTCGAGGCCTTCCAGCCCCCCGGCATGCGCATGGAGGTGACGCAGCTCCCGACCGGCGTCACGGTGCTGAACGACGCCTACAACGCCAACCCCGCCTCGATGGCGGCGGCGCTGAGCACGCTGGCCGCCAGCCGCGGCCGGCGGCGCGTGGCGGCGCTCGGCGAGATGCGCGAGCTGGGCGAGGAGGCGCCACGCGCGCATCGCGCGCTCGGCGCCGCCGCGGCGGCGGCGCGTGTCGACGCGCTCTTCCTCCTCGGTCCGCTCGCCGCCGAGGTGCGCGCTGGCGCGGAGGCGGCCGGGCTCCCGTCCGAGCGGATCACGATCGCGGCCAGCCACGCCGAGCTGGCCGCGCGGCTCGCCGCGTCCTGCCGGGCGGGCGACCTCGTCCTGCTCAAGGGCTCGCGCGGGGCGGCGATGGAGGAGGTGCTCCGGCGCCTCACCGCCGAGGCGGGCGGGGAGCGGCAGCCGTGA
- the murB gene encoding UDP-N-acetylmuramate dehydrogenase, which translates to MAAAANDQGAASGVPAPRPVRLAHHDYPDGLLMSHTLPAALIDTLRARLGDRARPGESLARYTSFRIGGPADVLVLPDTREELAHALATAAAFGVHVTLLGGGSNVLVGDAGMRGVVVKLGRGFARIDWNHAPEAARGSARAGRRGLGASEERSAAPAARAPDGPPDESISIQAGAAAQLGRLARAAVAHGLAGLEYAEGIPGTVGGALFMNAGAYGGEVAHAVESVEGLERDGRALDLPGHALAFGYRRSALPPGFVVSAVRFRLRRAEPGQVRSRMDEARARRTAAQPHGRANAGSIFKNPNGDHAGRLIEVAGLKGARAGRARISERHANFIVNEGGARAADVKVLMDVAQRVVWERSGVWLEPEVQLVGSW; encoded by the coding sequence ATGGCGGCTGCGGCGAACGATCAGGGGGCTGCGAGCGGCGTGCCCGCTCCCAGGCCCGTGCGCCTCGCTCACCATGATTACCCGGACGGACTCCTGATGTCCCACACGCTCCCGGCCGCCCTCATCGACACTCTCCGCGCGCGGCTCGGCGACCGGGCGCGGCCGGGAGAGTCGTTGGCGCGCTACACCTCGTTCCGCATCGGCGGCCCTGCGGACGTCCTCGTGCTGCCCGACACGCGCGAGGAGCTGGCCCACGCGCTCGCGACCGCGGCGGCCTTCGGCGTGCACGTGACGCTGCTCGGCGGCGGCTCCAACGTGCTGGTCGGCGACGCTGGCATGCGCGGCGTGGTCGTGAAGCTCGGCCGCGGCTTCGCCCGCATCGACTGGAATCACGCACCCGAGGCCGCGCGCGGGAGCGCTCGAGCAGGCCGACGGGGTCTGGGTGCATCGGAGGAGCGGAGCGCGGCGCCAGCCGCGCGAGCACCGGACGGGCCCCCAGATGAGTCGATCTCGATCCAGGCGGGGGCCGCCGCCCAGCTCGGGCGGCTCGCGCGTGCGGCGGTGGCCCACGGCCTGGCCGGCCTCGAGTACGCCGAGGGCATCCCCGGCACGGTGGGCGGTGCGCTCTTCATGAATGCGGGCGCCTACGGCGGCGAGGTGGCGCACGCGGTCGAGTCGGTGGAGGGCCTCGAGCGCGACGGCCGGGCGCTCGACCTCCCTGGCCACGCGCTCGCCTTCGGCTATCGGCGCTCGGCGCTGCCGCCCGGGTTCGTCGTGAGCGCGGTGCGCTTTCGCCTGCGCAGGGCCGAGCCCGGCCAGGTACGCAGCCGAATGGACGAGGCGCGCGCGCGGCGTACGGCCGCCCAGCCGCACGGCAGGGCGAACGCGGGCTCGATCTTCAAGAACCCGAACGGCGATCACGCAGGGCGCCTGATCGAGGTCGCCGGGTTGAAGGGCGCGCGTGCCGGGCGGGCCCGCATCTCGGAGCGGCACGCGAACTTCATTGTGAACGAGGGCGGGGCACGCGCCGCGGACGTGAAGGTGCTGATGGACGTGGCCCAGCGGGTGGTGTGGGAGCGGAGCGGGGTATGGCTGGAGCCAGAGGTCCAGCTCGTCGGGAGCTGGTAG